In Gadus macrocephalus chromosome 11, ASM3116895v1, a single genomic region encodes these proteins:
- the LOC132467050 gene encoding leucine-rich repeat-containing protein 26-like: MLHSKNLENITRLTVKGHMTEMVPGALASFQSLRTLILDENALTQIDPAWLSPDASAALKVLSLSGNHIEVLSGSTLGGLSGLTRLNLSRNRIREVDPGSFRPQTRLVSLDLSRNRLTRLSPQVLGSVGTAVWRLAGNPWDCSCGAADSVDLIRGVSRFRSCDARHVCYWSRNQQNTTVQMRPASPGQTLSPGGVQSPALEHLVVV; encoded by the coding sequence ATGCTCCACAGTAAGAACCTGGAGAACATCACCCGGCTCACCGTCAAGGGCCACATGACGGAGATGGTGCCAGGGGCCCTGGCCTCCTTCCAGAGCCTCCGGACCCTCATCCTGGACGAAAACGCCCTCACCCAGATAGACCCGGCCTGGCTCAGCCCCGACGCCTCCGCTGCTCTCAAGGTCCTCAGCCTGTCGGGGAACCACATCGAGGTCCTGAGCGGGTCCACGCTGGGCGGGCTGTCTGGCCTCACCAGGCTCAACCTGTCCAGGAACCGGATCCGAGAGGTGGATCCGGGCAGCTTCCGCCCGCAGACCCGCCTGGTGTCTCTGGATCTGTCCAGGAACCGTCTGACCCGGTTGTCGCCCCAGGTGCTGGGCTCGGTCGGCACCGCCGTGTGGAGGCTGGCGGGGAACCCCTGGGACTGCTCCTGCGGGGCGGCGGACTCTGTGGACCTCATCAGAGGTGTGTCACGCTTCAGGTCATGTGATGCTCGGCATGTGTGTTATTGGTCACGAAATCAACAAAACACGACGGTCCAAATGAGGCCTGCGTCTCCAGGTCAGACACTCAGCCCAGGAGGAGTTCAGAGCCCTGCTCTAGAACATCTAGTCGTAGTCTAG
- the LOC132468345 gene encoding uncharacterized protein LOC132468345 yields MTSSPPGSSTAASLRPASLNIPGAALYGLMVPLCALLGLCCFMGGLYGRKRRNRAVKAGPLAEEDPNEERPGQSRQPRPPSGPMERDTIQTVQWHADGASRFNSTNGRAKSANAVLSTSPYSGVWKDSPRGKDSAGKVSPAGKEAPGGKVSTGGKDSIGVKLSPGGQNSQGGKVSTGGIYSPGGNVSPGLKVSPGVQRSEADHLQLEKTQTPAEPDIRLEVEVERGGRGTSPQEEGQRYTDQRHPHVSVYTEETPYLSIGDVPPKQEADRGPGQRSRTGEVMSRVSSWPLSAAQREGKGTPGVQGEGPDIWTQNTGRQHRENKRKLGTESFWESRVYHHTPTGGVVSDSGVVSVTADTRGYSAALTSSTTDMLPLGGTSGRNTEAVSHTSPSSSQQGTTDVRVEPRRSVPSAATPGALCGKDLTVDDKTCSNPNAETLTFSLLSDETHVGPREDGHRDRGEPRPPGQRISAVGRRGPSTCRDQGAPGMGYEDLLHEVVQNRGRWTRDRWKRTHLNKQSPKQQEGEGC; encoded by the exons atgacatcatcgcccccgGGGTCTTCCACTGCAGCCAGCCTCCGACCAGCGTCGCTGAACATCCCCGGCGCCGCGCTGTACGGGCTGATGG TGCCTCTGTGTGCTCTGCTCGGGCTCTGCTGCTTCATGGGGGGCCTCTACGGGAGGAAGCGAAGGAACAGAGCCGTGAAGGCGGGACCTTTGGCCGAAGAGGACCCCAATGAGGAGCGACCAGGCCAATCACGGCAGCCGAGACCTCCCTCTGGGCCAATGGAGAGAGACACCATTCAAACCGTTCAGTGGCACGCGGATGGAGCCTCGAGGTTTAACTCCACGAACGGCAGGGCAAAGTCGGCCAATGCCGTGCTGTCAACGTCGCCTTATAGTGGCGTATGGAAAGATTCACCCAGAGGGAAAGATTCAGCTGGGAAAGTTTCACCCGCTGGGAAAGAAGCACCCGGAGGGAAAGTTTCAACCGGAGGGAAAGATTCAATAGGAGTGAAACTTTCACCTGGTGGGCAAAATTCACAAGGAGGGAAAGTTTCGACCGGTGGGATATATTCACCCGGTGGGAACGTTTCCCCAGGCTTGAAAGTTTCACCCGGAGTGCAACGAAGTGAGGCGGATCACCTCCAGCTAGAGAAGACCCAGACCCCAGCAGAACCCGACATCagactggaggtggaggtggagagggggggtaggggaACCAGTCCCCAAGAGGAGGGCCAGAGATACACTGACCAGCGACACCCTCACGTCTCCGTCTACACAGAGGAAACGCCCTACCTCAGTATCGGGGACGTCCCGCCCAAACAGGAAGCTGACCGAggtccaggtcagaggtcaaggaCTGGTGAGGTCATGAGCAGGGTCTCCTCTTGGCCTCTGAGTGCAGCTCAACGCGAGGGCAAAGGGACCCCCGGGGTTCAGGGGGAAGGTCCAGACATTTGGACCCAAAACACCGGTCGTCAGCATCGAGAAAACAAGCGTAAACTTGGAACGGAGAGCTTCTGGGAGTCTCGGGTATACCATCATACGCCGACAGGGGGCGTCGTTAGTGATTCAGGTGTCGTTTCTGTGACTGCCGACACACGGGGTTACAGTGCAGCGCTCACATCTTCAACTACCGACATGTTGCCACTGGGGGGCACCAGTGGACGCAACACGGAGGCTGTGTCTCACACATCGCCTTCTTCCTCACAGCAGGGAACCACTGATGTCCGTGTGGAGCCGAGACGCTCTGTACCGAGTGCAGCAACTCCCGGAGCACTTTGTGGAAAAGATTTAACAGTCGATGACAAAACCTGCTCCAACCCAAACGCTGAGACGTTGACGTTCTCGCTGTTGAGTGACGAGACCCACGTGGGTCCGAGGGAAGACGGTCACCGTGACCGCGGGGAGCCGCGTCCGCCCGGCCAGAGGATCAGCGCTGTCGGCCGGAGGGGGCCGTCCACCTGTAGGGATCAGGGAGCACCTGGAATGGGGTACGAGGATCTGCTCCATGAAGTGGTCCAGAACCGGGGCCGCTGGACCAGAGACCGGTGGAAACGGACTCATCTTAACAAGCAGAGCCCCAagcagcaggagggagagggctgCTAG